The Equus asinus isolate D_3611 breed Donkey chromosome 25, EquAss-T2T_v2, whole genome shotgun sequence genomic sequence cagcaaggCCACCTTTAAGGATTTatcaacaaagaagtggaaacatGTCCAGGGGCCTGGACACGAACGTTTATAACCACGTTTCAtgatcaccaaaaactggaaaccaccaaAAGATCCTTCAATTGGCAAATGGATCAACAAGGCATGCATAGGTATATCCATAGGATGGAATAGTACAgagcaagaaaaggaagaaccTCCTCATATAGGCAACACCACGGATGAATCTTGAATAAATTTTGCTATGTGAAACACAGCAGACTCAAAAGTCTGTGAATTCCATTTACAGGAGGTTCGGGAAAGAGAAACACTATGGGGATAGTACAactcagtggttgccaggggcagcaGGTATGGGGACATAGTGACTGCAAAAGACCGTCAGAGAATTTGGGGGCTGACGGAACTGTTCTGAATTTGAATTATGGTCGTGGTTACAGGACTGTCTGTGCTTGCCCACACTCATAGAATCGGGTGCttaaaaaaggtgaattttaccgtatgtcaaaaaaaaaaaggagtcctGCCGTGGCTCCCAGGTTCCTGGTCCCAAGACTCAATTTCTCCACCTGACGTTCCGAGCCTTTTCCGTCCGGCCAGTGCCAAGGAGGCCACTTCATTTCCCATCCACTTTCTGCTCCCTTTACAACTGTCTCGTCACCATCTCGTCAACAGTCCGCACACTTTCGGGCATCCCTGCCTTTTGGCAAGCTGTGCCCCTCACCTGCaatgccctcccctctgcccttgcCCACCCAAAACCTCTCCACCGCGGTCCTCTCTGAACTCTCCGTTCCCTCTCTGAGTCTGTGCTGCACAGAGCGGTCAGGCCCCTCTCTCAGTGTTCACCAGCCTCTGGCGGGAGTTATTCTGACTTCAGGCTCCTCATCACCACCAGCACAGGACGGAGCCTTACTCACCACTGCGCACAGCGCTCAAAATACTGCATGCGcgacctggcacacaggaggccctGGACGCAGGGCACCCAGTCGGGAGAGTGACACTGAGCCCCAGTGGAGGCACCACAGGAGCTGAATCAGGGTCTGAAGGGCTAAGGAGGCACCTTCGAGGGAGGGCAGGCCATGAGGACCAGGGCGGTGGAGGAAGAGTGGAAGGTGCGGAGGTCCGGGAGGGACAAGGGGACCGCCCACAGCCCGGTGTCGTGGCTCCCCCGggcccacataccttgccctcgTGGGAGCGCTCAGCCTTGCTAACCGACCAGGCCTTGATGAGCAGCAGCACgaagagaggcaccaggaagccGGCGGCGGGTACAGCCACCACGATGCTGCCCTGGAGCTAAGGAGCCGGGCCTTGAATCTTGCCCCCTGCCCCCGCACCTGGGCTCTCCCAGCCCTCCTCATCGCTCCCACAGTGGGCCCCCAAAGTGGGCCCCACAGCCTGGTGGATACGTGATGATCTTGTCCAGACCGTAGGGCAGGTGGGTCGTGCGCACCAGGACCATCACACAGGCGACCAGCACGGCGAGAGTGTATAGACACAGGGACAGGACCAGCAGCAGGTAAAGCCGGTAATTGCGGTGCCCGACACAGTTATTCAACCACCTGTTGTGGTGGTCAAAGTCCTGGGCGACAGTGAGAGGGGGCGCCCTCCAGATCCAGACCGTGGCCCAACGCCCCTAAACCTGAGCCACAATGTCGCTATCGCTGGCGTTTCTGTGGTGAGAGCACTTTGGGGCTCTGTGGCTCAAGGTCACTTGTCACGAGGCCTCTAGAGACAAGGCGCGCCTAGCCTTCTGTGGGACACTTCCTGCTGTACCCTCAGCAGGACCTCTGTTTTGACATCCACTGAATGAGAGTAAGAATGACACAGCCCCCCGCAccccccagcctctctgggttGTGAGCAGGAGAGAAGACAGCACATTTGTAAACCTTGGCAGGCTAGACACAGGAGAGACAAGCTCTCAGAATCCAGAAGATTGTCGGGCCTGGAGCCCCAGAAGAGGACAGGCGAATCTCCCCAGGCCAGATCTGCAGCCGGCCATAGGCCCCCTGGGCATCTAGTGTCAGTGAGGCCTGGGGTAGGACACGGGTGCCTTTCCTCCCCCTGGCCTGACCAGGGCAAGCATAGATGTGGATGCACCTGTGCCTGTCAGCACCTTGGTGGGCAAGGGCCAGCCTCCCAGGACAGCAGCAGGCACAGACGCAGTGACCTGCATGAGTGACCAAGAGTGCCTGGGAGTTACTGCCACCCTTGGCCTTTTGTAGTCCTGGTAGTGTTTTCACGCCTGCCACGGGCACCCGGAGTCAATGGGCCTCTTGGCCCAAGCCGAGttcagggcaggggtgggagggggcaggggggcagATGAGAGGGGTGCTCACCTCCACACAAATGTTGCACCGGGGGCAGTGGTGGGTCCGGGGCGGGCGGTGGAAGCGGCACTTTGGGCACCACTGCAGGTGGAAGGCCATGTGGTTCACCCACACCACAGGCATCATCATGGGGTCCAGTTCGTTGGAGCCTGGCATGGGAAGAGGattgggcagcagcaggagcccttcCGTCACTCTGctgctggcaggggtgggggcagccccGCAGCATCACAGGGCTCCAggaagggtggggaggagctgggcATGGGAATCCCCGGTCCCCACTCGGCTGGCTGACCGAACCGGGAGACGCTGGCAGCCCAAGGGAAGGTAATTTGCAGCCAGAGGAGCTCTGTTAGGACGCAGGCCTTCGCAACTGGGACTGATGCTTTCAGGAGTGTGTGcagtgggaaggaagaagagaactgAGTGGTTGTCAATacctggcttctctccctggtcTGCCCCGCCCTCCCCTCCAGGGTAACTGGAAACCTCCAGAATTCTCTTTCCCACATCTTGGCGGATTGGGTCAGGAAGCAAAGAAGCAGGGCCCAAGCAGGTGAGGAGGGGGGAGAAGGGGTCTTGAGGCccgggaggggagtggggagcacGTTAGGAATCATCCGTGCAGGCAGGAGCCTTTCGGctgctgcctccttctcccaTGGGCCGAGAACTCACCTTGATGTAGGATGCCAGGGTCTGACCCATTGAGGGCGATGAGACTCCAGAAGCTGAGTACGAAGAGGGGGCCCGTGACAATAGGATAGCCCCACTCGCCGTTCTGGACCAGCCATCTGCAACTGAGACCAGAGCAGGACTCAGCCCTGATCTGCGGGAGGCCCTGAGCTCCCCCCAGGACTCAGTCCACCTGGTCAGGACTCACAGACCTTCAAGCCTGCCATCAATATCCAGGCTAGTGACAGATCCATAGAAGCTCCACCAGATGTCACCCAACACGACCCACCATCACCAGCTCCCAGGGGCAGCAAGCACTCTCTGCCTCGGTGCCTTTGCGCATTCGggtccctctgcctagaatatcTCCCTTCCATGACCCCTCTTCTGCACTTCCCCTGCTCCATGTTAtcatcatctctttttctttctgtgtctgtcagAAACCTGCCGGCCTGTGTGGGAGACTCACGGGAAAGCAAAGAACAGGCCACTCAGGACAAGCAGCATCACTGCGCTGAGGGCGGCACACAGGCTCGGGATCATCCAGGGAAGCAGGCCCTGAGGTCGGCCAGCCCGCGAGAGCGGCATGGCGGCACCTCCAGCGCCCACAGGCGCCCTCGCCAACACTGGCTCCAGGAGCCCTATCTCCAAAGCGGTCGCTCAAGAGATAGTGAGCTCCCAAGCTACGGCCCAGGGTAGAAGGCACAAGTCCCAGTGTGATGTCACAGAAGCTGAGAATGTGAGCGAGGGGCTCTGCAGCCTATGACCTGCACCTCCAACGGCaacgccccccaccccctcatgCTGGGGACGCAGAGGTCCTGCCCCCGCCAGGTTGGCTTCCAGACCCCAGGAGAGTTTCAAAGCACATGGGGAGAAGGGGCTGATTCCAATCGCCCTTTCGGGGGAAGTGCTGATCAAAGCAAACCGTGCTCATTGCTCACTGTGTCTCCagtttttcctttctgctctcaTGAAATTCCACTTTGGGGTTGGGGCAGTGAAATAATCTCCCAGCTTCCCTCGTTTCCAGGCTTCTCTTGACAAAAGTTGGGTCAATGAGATTTAAGTGGATCTCTGTGGTTTCTCGAAAAGCTTCTAGCTCCCTGATCAAAGGGGAAAAGGACACCGTTGGCACAgctctgttccttcttcctgtcttGAACCTAGATGTGCTGGCCGGGAGTGCCCTCTTGGGCCCATTAGGCAACAAGTCAACACGCTACACAGACACCCTTTGATGACAGTCTTGACACTGCCCCGATCTAGAACTGCCTCCCTCTGAGCTGCTTATGAGGGGAGAAAATCACTGGCTTCTCTGTGACATGCAGCTGACAGTTGTCATTCGTTTCAGCCACTGAGCACCTGAACCCCTCTGTGTCTGGAAGAGTCCCCCAACTGTGAGTCACAGCTCCAACAGACCTGTGACTCAGGGGCCACCAGTCAGCTTCAGACCTGCCACCACCACCCGACTGCGGGGTCTGTGCTGAGAGGCAGCCCCTGCACACATTTTCCGAACTCCGTGTTGAGACGCAGTGGCCGTTTATCTGATAGCAGCTTACTGTCGGCTTCTCCTCCTatcccattttattttccatgaaaGCAAGAGTCCTGCCCTATGTTTCTTTTCAGATACTCAGTAATCGAGACTCTCTTGCTTATGCAATTGACTTTGCCGTTAGCAGTAACAGTCCCATTTCACAATGCTTCATTCGAGTTAATTAGAAAAACACAGCAAAATGTTTCCGTTTCTCCTGTGATTTGCTAGTAAAACTCACTCACAGAACACATTATTAACCACCAGCTTTCAAAACAAAATGTTGAAGTTATTCTGCTAAATGCCCCCTAGAAGAAACAGGGACGTGAAGTACGGCATTCCTAATCTCTGGAGCAGAAGATGTCACATCTTTAAAGGGATGACAGGTTCACGGTCAGACAGGCAGAGACTCTTCTCGGAGCCTTTGGTCACTAAATCTCAATTTCTCGTGCACACTTCTATGGGAGGGTAACATCTGTAGTTGGTTGAGCTttgtaaaagaatgaacaaactgTCTAAATTTACCAGTGAAAGATTCGCAAGCTGGTTAAAGATGTCCTGGTTCGTGACCGttagaaattattaaatattgtgAATTGACATGGAGACAAATGATCAAATATTAACAAAGATTAAAAGTcaccaaatttatttaaaatctcaGTACGAACAGTATATTCCTTATATATTCCAGTGATTTGAAGCACTTCACTTTTTAATGTCATATTTATTTGTCTAATAACTGAAGTATACCTCATTATGattactgaaatttcaaaataatctcAAAGGTGTTGCAGTTGCTTATCGGTGTATTTCTTGTTTATAGccaattttgctttttctgtaccttctttctaattattatttagGTACTTCAAGTTAAGGTGAAGTAACCTGGATGTGGATGCTGCCATCTCTCAACGGGGTCTTtctaaaagacacaaaaaatttcaaaagaaaatcataacTTTGTAGCATGCAACTTTTTACTAACTATTCTTATGTACCCTATTTCACATGATCATCACACCACTCTTGGATGTTACGTATTACGATAAAACCCTGAGCGTCTCACCACTGTTTTCTATGACAAGGTTCAActcagaaataagagaaaactctCCTTCCTAAAAGCTCAGAGAAAGTAAAGCATAAAATCTTTTATAGGCAAGGAAGAGATTCAAAATCACTCTATTGACTGCGTAATTAATCAGACTTCAACATGTGCCAAGTATCTCAAATGTGTTTAGCATGGTACTAACCTGAAGGGAtaaaaagtcagaaaagacaAATTCCTTTCTTCAAGGTTCTCATGATCTAGTCAGGAATCATCAACAAGGACAAaagtaaggaagaaaacaaatgattGAAAACTTAGAACATTAGATTGAAAGGCGTGAGGAAGATGTAAAAATGAAAAGGGATTTGGGCCAACGTTTCTTAGAACGAGGGAGTACTTTTTCACCAAGTTTTGAGGTAGGAAGGAATGGGATAAGTTTTGTCCATGGTCAATCAatactgttattgttattattacttatttCACAAATGTGAATATTTCGTTTTCCTTTCAGGGAACACGTTATTGAGTGTTGAAATACTTACCACTTAACTTGTGTGCTCCATACGGCTCCAGCTATTTACAGAAAGAATAATAACTTTTCCAAATGGAGGTATggttaatcttatttattttatttttggctgaggaagatcggccctgagctaacatctcttaccaatcttcttctttttgcgtgaggaagatggtccctgagctaccatctgtgccaatcttcctccattttgtatatgggacaccggCACAGCacggctcaatgagtggtgcataggtccgcacccagatccgaacccgcaaaccccaggccgctgaagcagagcgcacgaattcaaccactatgccaccgggccggccctaaatAGAGAAATAGCAACTTTTCAAAATAGAGCTACGGTTACTCTTGttctttaaataaatcatttgtGAATTGACAGGAATGCTTCCCAAGGAGCAGATGTCATCAAAGCATGAGATCTCCCAGACACAACAGGAAAGTTCAGAGTCACATTTGTTTTGCCCAAAATCATGAAGCGACAACAAACCATCTGAAGACATATTAATACTCATTAAACCAGCACCAAATGGAATGTTTTCCCCTCCAGACTGGGAAGTTGATATTCCGAATGTTTCATAAGATTGGGGAGGATTTAACCTAAGAACTCTGTAAAAGCAGTCAACACAAGCTGGGCCACAGAGATAGCTGCCAATTCCAGAAGACATCTTCAGAAACACTTTCAGGTCTGTGATAAACCTTTTGGTAGTTCACAAGTGCCCATGCAATGGCAAGAGAACACAGTATGAAGAATAAGAAGTAGGCATCATGAAACGGCCTGTCTTCATTTAACTCCAACCCCAAACAACGTATTTCCtagatttggaaaagaaaagatgtgaGAGTAAGCCAGCTCAGTGACTCCAGTTTAAACCCATACCCTATCACTGGAAACAGTACATGTGCTTCCTCTGCCTTTGTAATTGTTTATATTCCTGACCTTCTCTGCCAGCAAAAACAATTCCCAGTCCCACCCTTACCgaccctccccacacacacacaaagagattaAATATTCAGTTGATCTTTGCGCATTTTTCccatgaaaaactataaatcAATATTCATTAAAGGCAATTCTacaagaaggcaaaagaaaagccacagaattTTTTATCTCCCTTTTACCCTTAGTTTCTGCTCATGTTGATTCTAGTCTGCTGAGAATTCCAAAACACTTTGCATTGCCCCGGTTTTTCTTGGTCTCCCTTCTCAGAGAGTCAGCAGGAAAGTGACAGGCGTCACAGCATTACTCCTGCGAAGGGAACGGACAACAGAGTCTTAGAAAGGGAAACCAGTGGTGCTGAAACAGGAAGTCATTTTTGAGGGATTCAGGTCATGAAAGCAGTAAAGTAGACTAAGGAAAACGTTACTGAGCTCAGGAAATTTTCTCAACACAGCCGTGGGGTTaccatttgacaaaatatgtttctttggttttcatttttcctttagaaacattATTAAAGCCACTAATAATTCCTATAAGGTACAATAAGAACTGTATAAATATAGATGATTAATATCATGTCCATGTGATTCACGGCCTACAGACTCGATGGCGCATATGCATCCTCAACCACGGATCCCGTTTAACTTTGTGAGTGTTCTTCCCCTACAAATGATAATGTACAGATACAGCATCAAAATGATCTTAGAAAGCTCGTCCCTTTCAGTGAGGAAAGTGGCCTGAAGTCCCTGAAAGGTGCTCCACATGCAGCTAAAACAGTTCCGGTCTCGGCTTTGCCCCTCACCAGCTTGTACTTGCACACATCAATTCACACTTTGACATCTCattcccatctctaaaatgagaacaACTGCTTTGTCCACTCCCCTAACCATcaatactattttcaaaaattataattcttGGTTAAGATTGCAAGGGCCAGAGGAGGACGCCTCCCATTTCTAACTCTGGCTGTCCGCCTTTTTTCCATCCACAAAACAGCAAGACCACCTTGTGTAGTATCGTTGGGCATGTTAATCGTGATAACGTACAAAGCCCATGGGATGCAATAAGTGTTAGAGAAATatcccttcccttctccaccaattttccatttcataaatGGGCAAATTCCATTTGAAATGTTGGCAATCCAGATCAGTACCGTCTTATTGTCTCTAGGCTACCGCTTGACcctattcttctctcttcccacatcACCTTCCTGTATTTCCTGGCCTTTCTCTTCCAAGGACCAAGGTCTTTTCCCATCTCCCTGACCGGGACCATCACTTTGTAGTCTGTTAGCAGTGGCTCCTCTGGCCAGCTTTAGCTCATCAGGCAAGCCTCAGCGACTCCGAGGCCGGACAGAGTTACAGCAAtatctggggctggggctgctcacTTGCAATCCTGACTCTTCCTGGTCATCCTCCCCGCTGTCTGGCCTCGGAGCGGGAGAAGGGAAGGCGGCACTGGAGTGATGACATGtggctctctcctttccccaccctTCATAGTTTTCTGTCCACGTGCAGAACCCAGAAGGCTCTGACCACACTTGCCCTGGCGGTTGCCATGGTTACACAATAGCAGCACCAGACCTAGAAGGGGTCTCATCTCCTCTCCTCTACCTCCCTCTCAACGCTTTCCCGCCTGttagggaccccccccccccccccccaaggcaTAGTCACAGAAGAACCCTTTCCAGGTAAACTTGAGACTTAAAGTAACCCTCTGGGAGGAGTTTGGGTGGAAAACGAAGAGTCCTCGTGGAGACACCTTCCTTTTATTACGGGTTCCCTAGGGTCTAAAAGGCGGCAAGTCCGCCTGTCTAGCTCGGGTCTCCGTGGCGCGGCACCCGGCACCTCCCGGCTGCAGCGGCGGGGCGCGCGCCGCCGTCCAGGGCTCTGGACTGCAGGCTGCAGCGAGACGCCGCGGCTCGGCCTCCAGTCAAGTCCCCTCCGCGCGCTGGCACCGAGGCAGAGCACCTCTGTCCCCGAGGCCGAGCACAAGTCCGGAGAGCAGGAGAACTGGCCAGGCTGGCCCAGTAACACGTCCCCTCCGGGCGCGGCTGCAGCGGGCCGGGAGGGAACACCCGGGGCTCCAATTCCCAGCCGGATCGACCCAGGCTTTTCCTGAGCGAgccaagcccaggctgccaagggaGGCCCCGCTCGGGGAGCGCGCGTTTGCAGGCACCGCGCTTCCCTGCCAGCCAGCGCTGGGCTGCCACCCGACGCCAACTTTCCCCTTGGGCTCTGGAAGGAAGGACGCACGCTGCGTGCAGCCAGAGCGCCGCGATTCCCGCCCCAAGCAAAAGGCGTCCCCCATGTCTCCCCAAAAGCACCACAACCAAACTAGCAGCCAGGTCTCCCCATGCCCTTCCGCGGCCCACCCGGAAAGTGGCGAGCGAGGGCGCAGATGCCCTCGGTCGGGTCCTCGGTCTGCACGGAGACGTCGCCAAATGAACCTGCAGCCGGCGGAAGCCTGGGGGCTAGTGCAAACGCGCTGCCCGCCGCCTCCGCTGGGCCGGCGCGAGGGGGAGGGCGAGCGAAGCTCCCGGGTGCGCGAGGAGGCAAACCGCTAGCCGGCCGGCCGCCGGGCTCTGGCCGGAACGGCGAGGGGGCGGCGAGGGGGCGGCGAGGGGGTGGGAGCGACCCGCCTGGGCCCTGGCGCGGCCCCTCCGTCAGCTCCGGGGCGCTTTCTCCGTCCCAGGACGATTCCTTATTCCCCAGCCGCTCCGCATCCTCACTTCGGACCCACAGCCACTCCTAAATTCCGT encodes the following:
- the LOC139042108 gene encoding palmitoyltransferase ZDHHC19-like; amino-acid sequence: MILGKTNLRDHLPHAKRRRLLEPYGAHKLSDHENLEERNLSFLTFYPFRELEAFRETTEIHLNLIDPTFVKRSLETREAGRLFHCPNPKVEFHESRKEKLETHCRWLVQNGEWGYPIVTGPLFVLSFWSLIALNGSDPGILHQGSNELDPMMMPVVWVNHMAFHLQWCPKCRFHRPPRTHHCPRCNICVEDFDHHNRWLNNCVGHRNYRLYLLLVLSLCLYTLAVLVACVMVLVRTTHLPYGLDKIITIVVAVPAAGFLVPLFVLLLIKAWSVSKAERSHEGKYQYLHLNNPFDLGCARNWCFTIFAPRGPKYMAEAVGLQSAVGPDWVPMQTLHCSRGPSGPSPPAVPGPGARPHIQTRGLYTPGRAPPGRRHPADLQEATFNLELSV